The sequence ATGATTCAACCTCAATTTTTAAAATGAAACATATCCAACTTATAGAAACCATACTTTATGTAAACGACCAACAAGCAAGTGCGGACTTTTACACAAAATTATTCCGTCAAAATCCCGATTTAAACGTTCCGGGAATGACCGAATTTAATCTTGCCGAAAACTGCAAATTAGGGTTAATGCCAAACAAAGGAATTGCAAAAATCCTTGCAGAGAAAACGCCACACCCTGACGAAGGAAACGGAATACCGAGATGCGAACTTTATTTTTACGTTGACAACATAGAACAGGAGTTTGACAATGCAACTAAAATTGGAGCAAAACTTATCAGTCCCATTGAAGATAGAGATTGGGGCGACAAAGTTTGCTATTTTGCAGACCCTGACGGACATAT comes from Bacteroidia bacterium and encodes:
- a CDS encoding VOC family protein; amino-acid sequence: MKHIQLIETILYVNDQQASADFYTKLFRQNPDLNVPGMTEFNLAENCKLGLMPNKGIAKILAEKTPHPDEGNGIPRCELYFYVDNIEQEFDNATKIGAKLISPIEDRDWGDKVCYFADPDGHIIAFAEKLNTK